A region from the Leptospira venezuelensis genome encodes:
- a CDS encoding PPK2 family polyphosphate kinase has protein sequence MIKLSEYSTEPNEDLSKEKAEELRLKELERIEELQIRLFAGKKKSLLIILQGVDASGKDGSVKRLFSVLNPLGCTCKAWKAPTQEELSRDFLWRIHKELPQKGWIQIFNRSHYEDILVPYVSESLSKDKLKERVDFIDSFEEFIYKENHTHILKFFLHISQEEQIKRIEERLSNPEKNWKFDPSDLEAHKNFKKYQNAYEWVFSHSKDRFPWVIVPSDKKWYRDYLIAKSVRKELEDMDLKYPKLEVQPGKI, from the coding sequence ATGATTAAACTTTCTGAATATTCGACAGAACCGAACGAAGATCTTTCCAAAGAGAAAGCGGAAGAACTTCGCCTGAAGGAATTGGAAAGGATAGAAGAACTGCAGATTCGCCTTTTTGCAGGTAAAAAGAAATCATTACTCATCATACTTCAGGGAGTGGATGCTTCGGGAAAAGACGGATCGGTCAAAAGACTATTTTCTGTTTTAAATCCTTTAGGCTGCACTTGCAAGGCATGGAAGGCTCCTACACAAGAAGAGTTGAGTCGTGACTTTCTTTGGAGAATCCATAAAGAACTTCCACAAAAAGGTTGGATCCAGATCTTCAATCGATCTCATTACGAGGATATTTTAGTTCCATACGTTTCCGAAAGTTTATCTAAAGATAAGTTGAAAGAACGAGTAGATTTCATAGATTCTTTTGAAGAATTTATCTATAAGGAAAATCATACTCATATCCTAAAATTTTTCTTACATATATCCCAAGAAGAGCAAATCAAAAGGATAGAAGAGAGATTATCCAATCCTGAAAAGAATTGGAAGTTTGATCCAAGCGACCTAGAGGCTCATAAAAATTTTAAAAAATACCAGAACGCGTATGAATGGGTATTTTCTCATTCAAAAGATCGTTTTCCTTGGGTGATCGTTCCTTCTGACAAGAAATGGTATAGGGACTATCTGATAGCAAAGTCAGTTCGTAAAGAATTGGAAGATATGGATCTTAAATATCCTAAGTTGGAAGTCCAACCAGGTAAGATCTGA
- a CDS encoding phasin-related domain-containing protein has translation MEKQLLDILNAGIGLLKSGQEGLDKAKVDLEKTYGELVAKGAADNSEGSVKIRESVDKLLNEIKEVSTVAGKNYEETRGKIVEKYNQISEEIKKRVPEGQLEAVKAKLTEVAETIKATAKGKA, from the coding sequence ATGGAAAAACAACTGTTGGACATTCTTAATGCTGGAATCGGACTTTTGAAATCTGGACAAGAAGGATTAGACAAAGCGAAAGTGGATTTGGAAAAAACCTACGGAGAATTAGTAGCTAAAGGTGCTGCAGACAATTCTGAAGGTTCTGTAAAAATTCGCGAATCTGTGGATAAACTTTTGAACGAAATCAAAGAAGTTTCCACCGTTGCTGGTAAAAACTACGAAGAAACTCGTGGTAAAATCGTTGAGAAGTACAATCAAATCTCCGAAGAGATCAAAAAACGCGTTCCAGAAGGCCAATTAGAAGCAGTTAAAGCTAAATTGACCGAAGTAGCTGAAACAATCAAAGCTACTGCAAAAGGAAAA